One genomic segment of [Phormidium] sp. ETS-05 includes these proteins:
- a CDS encoding NfeD family protein, translating into MISWFKRSDQTNHMFTCSSVQLFPTAVPGTVAEAICPGQTGWVKCLGSFWKAKLYNSSGEITLEPNQNIRAVGREGITLLVVAESYQVHRIVPEYLP; encoded by the coding sequence ATGATTTCCTGGTTTAAGCGTTCCGACCAAACCAACCATATGTTTACCTGTTCCTCGGTGCAGCTATTTCCCACCGCCGTCCCTGGAACCGTTGCCGAAGCCATTTGCCCCGGTCAAACCGGATGGGTGAAATGCCTTGGCTCCTTTTGGAAAGCCAAACTTTACAATAGCAGTGGCGAAATCACCCTAGAACCCAACCAAAACATCCGGGCCGTCGGTCGAGAAGGAATTACCCTGCTCGTGGTTGCCGAATCATATCAAGTCCATAGGATCGTTCCTGAATATTTGCCATAG
- a CDS encoding beta-ketoacyl-ACP synthase, whose protein sequence is MEVVVTGIGLVSALGDSLETTWQCLLAGSSGIKLSQPFAELPPRPLAPLGPHPADFQTLTAKAVQAAIADAGLVPPLLHCGVVIGSSRAHQGRWEQLARHNGKDLESWLENLPHMAAIHTARIIGTTGPVLAPMAACATGIWALFRGWELLQTGECQQVITGAVEAPITPLTLAGFAKMGALATTGCYPFDVHREGLALGEGGAIFVLENTTLAKQRGAKIYGKILGFGLTNDALYGNYSDPEGKSAKLAIKQCLEISHLAPRDIHYIHAHGTSTQLNDKFEADIIQQIFPHGVPVSSTKGATGHTLGASGALGAAFSLMALQQQILPPCVGLNNPAFDLDIITKPRLCQGKTALVFSFGFGGQNAVLALGR, encoded by the coding sequence GTGGAAGTGGTAGTAACTGGTATCGGTTTAGTTTCCGCATTGGGCGACAGCTTAGAAACAACCTGGCAATGTCTACTCGCAGGCTCCTCGGGGATCAAACTCAGCCAACCCTTTGCGGAACTGCCACCCCGCCCTTTAGCCCCACTCGGCCCCCACCCCGCCGACTTCCAGACATTAACCGCAAAAGCAGTGCAAGCCGCGATCGCCGACGCCGGTTTAGTCCCCCCCCTGCTTCACTGCGGCGTTGTTATCGGCTCTTCTCGCGCACATCAAGGACGATGGGAGCAACTAGCCCGCCATAATGGTAAAGATTTAGAAAGCTGGCTGGAAAACCTGCCCCATATGGCAGCCATCCACACCGCCCGCATTATCGGCACCACCGGACCCGTACTCGCACCGATGGCGGCTTGTGCTACAGGCATATGGGCGCTATTTCGGGGGTGGGAACTGCTCCAAACTGGGGAATGCCAGCAAGTTATCACCGGAGCCGTGGAAGCCCCCATTACCCCCCTCACCCTTGCCGGTTTCGCCAAAATGGGCGCCCTGGCTACCACTGGCTGTTATCCTTTTGATGTCCACCGAGAAGGTTTAGCCCTCGGAGAAGGTGGCGCCATTTTTGTCCTAGAAAATACCACCCTAGCCAAACAACGCGGCGCCAAAATTTATGGCAAAATTTTAGGTTTTGGCTTGACAAATGATGCCCTTTATGGTAACTATTCCGACCCAGAAGGTAAAAGCGCCAAATTAGCCATCAAGCAATGTTTAGAAATCAGCCATCTGGCGCCGAGAGATATTCACTACATCCACGCTCACGGCACCAGCACCCAGCTAAATGATAAATTCGAGGCAGATATCATTCAACAAATATTTCCTCATGGCGTACCTGTCAGCTCCACCAAAGGCGCCACCGGTCACACTTTAGGCGCTTCTGGTGCTTTAGGTGCCGCTTTTAGCTTGATGGCATTGCAGCAGCAAATATTGCCCCCATGTGTGGGGTTAAATAATCCCGCCTTTGATTTAGATATTATCACCAAACCCCGCCTTTGTCAAGGTAAAACTGCTTTAGTTTTTAGTTTTGGGTTCGGCGGACAAAATGCTGTATTAGCCCTGGGAAGATAA
- a CDS encoding peptidylprolyl isomerase, with the protein MEVKIGRWLVSVIIVSCLLVGGCVSQQAVSSDSAAQSAPSSPANQPKDMQANNLPRLEGQATVVLVVKGKSITLEVDGTNAPITAGNFVDLVQRGLYNGLVFHRVVRDPQPFVVQGGDPQSKDPNFPAARLGTGGFVDPQSGDRRYIPLEIKPEGAEAPVYSKTLEMAGITKPPVLRHTRGALAMARSQAPDSASSQFYIALAELGFLDGNYAVFGYVTDGMDAVDGIKQGDRIDSAQVIKGLENLKLGGS; encoded by the coding sequence ATGGAAGTAAAAATCGGTCGCTGGTTGGTTTCGGTGATTATAGTATCCTGTTTGCTGGTGGGAGGATGCGTTTCTCAGCAAGCGGTATCGAGCGATTCTGCCGCTCAGAGCGCTCCCTCATCTCCAGCAAACCAACCCAAAGACATGCAAGCAAATAATCTACCCCGCCTGGAAGGCCAAGCTACCGTGGTTCTGGTGGTCAAAGGCAAAAGCATCACCTTAGAAGTGGATGGCACTAATGCCCCTATCACGGCTGGCAATTTCGTTGACCTCGTACAGCGGGGCTTGTACAACGGTCTGGTGTTTCACCGGGTAGTCCGGGACCCCCAACCGTTTGTCGTTCAAGGTGGCGACCCCCAAAGCAAGGACCCCAATTTTCCAGCGGCTCGTTTGGGCACCGGCGGTTTTGTGGACCCCCAATCGGGCGATCGGCGTTATATTCCTTTGGAAATTAAGCCGGAAGGGGCTGAGGCTCCTGTTTATAGTAAGACTTTGGAAATGGCGGGAATCACTAAACCCCCAGTGTTGCGGCATACCAGAGGGGCTTTGGCAATGGCTCGCTCCCAAGCTCCTGACTCCGCATCCTCTCAGTTCTACATCGCTTTGGCTGAGTTGGGTTTCCTTGATGGCAATTATGCTGTGTTCGGCTATGTCACCGATGGGATGGATGCAGTTGATGGGATTAAACAGGGCGATCGGATTGACTCCGCCCAAGTCATCAAAGGCTTAGAAAACCTCAAACTCGGCGGTAGCTAA
- a CDS encoding photosystem I assembly protein Ycf4, protein MTADTATNSSQVIRQKVLGSRRFSNYWWATVVSGGASGFLLAGISSYLQVNLLPFTDATQLTFIPQGIVMCFYGVAGLLLALYLWLTIILDVGGGYNEFNKQTGQVRIFRWGFPGKNRRLDLTYPTTEVQGIRLEVKEGLNPRRALYLRVKNRQPIPLTRVGQPMSLSELENEGATLARFLGVPLEGL, encoded by the coding sequence ATGACTGCTGACACTGCTACCAATAGCTCGCAGGTGATTCGCCAGAAGGTTCTGGGCTCTCGCCGCTTCAGCAACTATTGGTGGGCTACCGTTGTCTCCGGAGGAGCCTCCGGTTTTCTCCTAGCCGGAATTTCCAGCTACCTGCAAGTTAACCTGCTCCCCTTCACCGACGCCACCCAACTCACTTTCATCCCCCAAGGCATCGTGATGTGCTTTTATGGCGTCGCCGGACTGCTCCTAGCACTTTACCTCTGGCTGACGATTATCTTGGATGTGGGCGGTGGCTACAACGAATTCAACAAGCAAACCGGTCAAGTCCGCATTTTTCGCTGGGGATTTCCCGGCAAAAACCGCCGCCTTGACCTCACTTATCCCACCACTGAAGTGCAGGGAATTCGCTTGGAAGTAAAAGAGGGACTCAACCCCCGGCGGGCTCTCTACCTCCGGGTGAAAAACCGCCAACCAATTCCCCTCACCCGTGTGGGACAACCTATGTCTTTGTCCGAGCTGGAAAATGAAGGCGCCACCCTGGCTCGCTTTCTCGGGGTGCCTCTGGAAGGTTTGTAA
- the psbC gene encoding photosystem II reaction center protein CP43 yields MIGGRDQESTGFAWWAGNARLINLSGKLLGAHVAHAGLIVFWAGAMTLFEVAHFVPEKPMYEQGLILLPHLATLGFGVGPGGEVVDTFPYFVAGVLHLISSAVLGFGGIYHALRGPETLEEYSSFFGYDWADKNQMTNIIGYHLILLGGGALLLVAKAMAFGGVYDTWAPGGGDVRIITNPTLNPAIIFGYLLKAPFGGEGWMISVNNMEDIIGGHIWIGLICIAGGIWHILTKPFGWARRAFVWSGEAYLSYSLGALSLMGFIAASFVWFNNTAYPSEFYGPTNAESSQAQAMTFLVRDQRLGANIGSAQGPTGLGKYLMRSPTGEIIFGGETMRFWDFRGPWLEPLRGPNGLDLKKLKNDIQPWQIRRAAEYMTHAPNGSINSVGGIITDVNGFNYVNPRAWLAGSHFILGFFFLVGHLWHAGRARAAAAGFEKGIDRENEPAMSMGDID; encoded by the coding sequence ATGATAGGCGGTCGTGACCAAGAATCTACCGGGTTTGCCTGGTGGGCTGGTAACGCTCGTCTGATCAACTTATCCGGTAAGCTGCTGGGGGCTCACGTCGCCCACGCTGGCCTGATCGTCTTCTGGGCTGGAGCTATGACCCTGTTTGAAGTGGCTCACTTCGTTCCCGAAAAACCCATGTACGAGCAGGGCTTAATCCTGCTGCCTCACCTGGCCACCCTCGGTTTCGGTGTCGGTCCTGGTGGTGAAGTGGTGGATACCTTCCCCTACTTCGTCGCGGGCGTTCTGCACTTGATTTCCTCCGCCGTGTTGGGCTTTGGTGGCATCTACCATGCCCTGCGCGGTCCAGAAACCCTCGAAGAATACTCTTCCTTCTTCGGTTACGACTGGGCCGACAAAAACCAGATGACCAACATCATCGGCTACCACCTCATCCTCCTCGGAGGCGGTGCCCTGCTGCTGGTGGCTAAAGCAATGGCTTTTGGTGGCGTCTATGACACCTGGGCTCCCGGTGGCGGTGATGTGCGCATTATCACTAACCCCACCCTCAACCCCGCCATCATCTTCGGCTATCTGCTGAAAGCTCCCTTCGGTGGCGAAGGCTGGATGATTTCCGTGAACAACATGGAAGACATCATTGGCGGTCACATCTGGATCGGTCTGATCTGCATCGCTGGCGGTATCTGGCACATTCTGACCAAGCCTTTCGGCTGGGCTCGCCGCGCTTTCGTGTGGTCTGGTGAAGCCTACCTGTCTTACAGCTTGGGCGCTCTGTCTCTGATGGGCTTCATCGCCGCTTCTTTCGTCTGGTTTAACAACACCGCTTATCCCAGCGAATTCTACGGCCCGACTAACGCTGAATCTTCTCAGGCTCAAGCCATGACCTTCTTGGTGCGTGACCAACGCCTGGGTGCCAACATCGGTTCTGCTCAAGGCCCCACCGGTCTGGGTAAATACCTGATGCGCTCTCCTACCGGCGAAATCATCTTCGGTGGTGAAACCATGCGTTTCTGGGACTTCCGTGGTCCTTGGCTGGAGCCCCTGCGTGGCCCCAACGGTCTCGACCTCAAAAAGCTGAAAAATGATATTCAGCCTTGGCAAATTCGCCGCGCTGCTGAGTACATGACTCACGCTCCTAACGGTTCCATCAACTCCGTGGGTGGTATTATCACCGACGTTAACGGCTTCAACTACGTTAACCCCCGCGCTTGGCTGGCTGGCTCTCACTTCATTCTCGGTTTCTTCTTCTTGGTTGGTCACTTGTGGCATGCGGGTCGCGCTCGCGCTGCTGCGGCTGGCTTTGAAAAAGGTATCGATCGTGAGAACGAGCCCGCTATGTCTATGGGCGATATCGACTAA
- a CDS encoding PCP reductase family protein: MSNTDFSDELKWMPEAKAKLKNIPYFVRAQARQRIEQLARLQELDVVTPDLVEQARLEFGQ, from the coding sequence ATGTCTAATACTGATTTTTCTGATGAGCTGAAATGGATGCCGGAGGCCAAGGCGAAGCTGAAGAATATTCCCTATTTCGTTCGCGCCCAAGCTAGGCAGCGCATTGAGCAGCTAGCACGCCTGCAAGAGCTAGATGTAGTGACACCAGATTTGGTAGAACAAGCTCGCTTGGAGTTTGGCCAGTGA
- a CDS encoding dihydrofolate reductase family protein, which translates to MRENHLGRPVTTVVLAMSADGKISDVTRSPTLFGSSADKAHLETQVALADGVLGGATSLRVGGTAMRVSTPELLEQRKNQGKPPQPVQIICSRSGKIPAMLPFFRQNVPRWLITTNAGAKEWEGQPGWERILVLETGQGDVDLLAAMHQLAKLGLGRLAVLGGGELVAGLLAVGCIDEIWLTVCPLVFGGTEAPTPVDGDGFALHQAPRLQLQEVKRVEQEVFLHYRVQR; encoded by the coding sequence ATGAGGGAAAATCATTTAGGGCGCCCTGTGACTACGGTGGTACTGGCGATGAGTGCGGATGGCAAGATATCTGATGTCACTCGATCGCCCACATTATTCGGCTCCAGCGCCGATAAAGCCCACCTGGAAACCCAAGTGGCGCTAGCAGATGGGGTTTTGGGGGGTGCAACCAGCCTGCGGGTTGGTGGCACTGCCATGAGGGTATCGACGCCGGAACTGCTGGAACAGCGAAAAAACCAAGGAAAACCACCGCAACCGGTACAAATTATCTGCTCCCGTAGCGGCAAAATCCCGGCGATGCTGCCTTTTTTCCGGCAAAATGTGCCGCGATGGCTGATCACTACCAACGCGGGAGCCAAGGAATGGGAAGGACAACCGGGATGGGAGCGGATTTTAGTCTTAGAAACCGGGCAAGGAGATGTGGACTTGCTGGCGGCGATGCACCAACTGGCAAAACTGGGGCTGGGACGGTTGGCAGTTTTGGGCGGGGGGGAATTAGTGGCGGGACTGCTGGCGGTGGGGTGTATTGATGAAATTTGGCTGACGGTTTGTCCCCTGGTGTTTGGCGGTACAGAAGCGCCGACGCCGGTAGATGGGGATGGTTTTGCGCTGCATCAGGCTCCCCGTCTGCAATTGCAGGAAGTGAAGCGGGTGGAACAGGAGGTGTTTTTACATTATCGCGTGCAGCGATAA
- a CDS encoding GNAT family N-acetyltransferase, producing the protein MAEQIRTQITVAWINQIQEVPQAQWDALASPLKTPFLEWDWLHNMEISGSATGKAGWLPNHLTVWRGSDLIAAAPLYLKSHSYGEFVFDNQWADLAYRLGIQYYPKMLGMSPFTPATGYRFLISPGEDEEALTGLMVRAIDDFCDRHHISCCNFLYVDPQWQPVLARHGFTPWLHHSYIWNNKGFQTFDDYLGVFNANQRRNIKRERQAVTSAGLELKIHHGEDIPHTLFPRMYQFYSDHCDKFGWWGSKYLTKRFFEQLYHNYKHRVLFVAAYNEGDDRHPVAMSFCITKGDQLYGRYWGTNTDIDCLHFDACYYSPIEWAIQHNIQTFDPGAGGRHKKRRGFPATPNHSMHRFYGDRLGKILRPYLQEVNEMELQQIEAINNDLPFKQTIPELKV; encoded by the coding sequence ATGGCAGAACAGATCCGAACTCAAATAACCGTGGCTTGGATTAACCAAATTCAAGAGGTGCCCCAAGCCCAGTGGGATGCTCTGGCTAGCCCCCTAAAAACGCCTTTTTTGGAGTGGGATTGGCTGCATAATATGGAAATCTCCGGTAGCGCTACGGGCAAGGCGGGGTGGTTGCCAAATCATCTCACGGTGTGGCGGGGGAGCGATTTGATTGCTGCGGCGCCGCTGTATTTGAAAAGTCATAGCTACGGGGAGTTTGTCTTTGATAATCAATGGGCTGATTTAGCCTACCGTTTGGGCATTCAGTATTATCCAAAAATGCTGGGGATGAGTCCATTTACTCCGGCGACGGGATATCGGTTTTTAATTAGTCCGGGTGAAGATGAGGAGGCGCTGACTGGTTTGATGGTGCGGGCGATCGATGATTTTTGCGATCGTCATCACATTAGCTGCTGTAACTTTCTCTATGTAGATCCCCAATGGCAACCAGTTTTAGCTCGCCACGGTTTCACCCCCTGGCTCCATCATAGCTACATCTGGAACAATAAAGGCTTTCAAACCTTTGATGACTACTTAGGGGTTTTCAACGCTAACCAGCGCCGCAATATCAAGCGGGAGCGCCAAGCTGTCACCAGCGCCGGTTTAGAGCTAAAAATCCACCACGGCGAAGATATTCCCCATACCCTGTTTCCCCGAATGTACCAATTTTATAGCGACCACTGTGATAAATTTGGTTGGTGGGGTAGTAAATATTTAACCAAGCGGTTTTTTGAGCAATTATATCACAATTACAAACATCGGGTGTTATTTGTGGCTGCTTACAATGAGGGGGATGATCGGCATCCGGTGGCGATGTCTTTTTGTATCACCAAAGGCGACCAACTTTATGGCCGATATTGGGGTACTAATACGGATATCGATTGCCTGCACTTTGATGCTTGTTACTATTCTCCCATTGAATGGGCTATCCAGCATAATATCCAAACTTTTGACCCCGGTGCTGGAGGCAGGCATAAAAAGCGGCGCGGTTTTCCGGCGACTCCCAACCACAGCATGCACCGCTTCTATGGCGATCGACTGGGCAAAATCCTCCGCCCCTATCTCCAAGAAGTCAACGAAATGGAATTGCAGCAAATCGAAGCAATTAACAATGATTTACCTTTCAAACAAACCATCCCTGAATTAAAGGTATAA
- a CDS encoding RNA degradosome polyphosphate kinase, producing MTIAKQTGKTETEVNLQNPRYYLNRELSWIEFNYRVLHEAMDDRTPPLERLKFLAIFSANLDEFFMVRVAGLKEQVEAQVSALTPDGMTPEEQLQAIGEKLHPMVAQQHQHFQQVLRPLLAAQNIHILDYMDLNQEERLYLRQYFESQVFPVLTPLAVDPGHPFPYISNLSLNLAVVVKDPEDDEEYFARVKVTKVLPRFVPLPAAISHKNTNNCYQCVPLEQVIAHNLEYLFPGMNIQEYHPFRITRNADLELEEEEADDLLLAIEQELRKRRFGGSVVRLEIQSDMPSSVREMLTRELNLTEQEVYEVSGLLNLKDLMCLMDLPRPELKDPVWTPVVPPRLKRLGDLPRGQDNSDKEEGEDFFAILRQRDLLVHHPYQSFAKTVQRFITQAALDPAVLAIKMTLYRTSGDSPIISALIAAAENGKQVAVLVELKARFDEENNIQWARKLEKAGVHVVYGLVGLKTHTKIAMVVRREDQRMRRYVHIGTGNYNPKTARIYTDLGLLSCREDLGADLTDLFNFLTGYSRQKSYRKLLVAPVNMRDRMTAMIERETEYAKNGQYARIVAKMNSLVDPKIIAKLYKASQAGVKIDLIVRGICCLRPQMLGVSDNIRVVSIVGRYLEHSRIFYFHNGGQEEVFIGSADWMPRNLNRRVEAIVPVEDPELVRDLQEILGIMLADNSHAWELQPDGRYIQRRANDGGSEQSSQKILMEMSLQ from the coding sequence ATGACGATCGCGAAACAGACAGGGAAAACCGAAACGGAAGTTAATCTGCAGAACCCCCGCTACTACCTCAACCGAGAGCTGAGTTGGATCGAGTTTAACTATCGGGTGCTGCACGAGGCGATGGACGATCGCACACCCCCATTAGAGAGGCTGAAATTTTTAGCTATCTTTAGTGCCAACCTAGATGAATTTTTCATGGTGCGAGTTGCTGGGTTAAAAGAGCAGGTGGAAGCGCAGGTGAGTGCGTTAACCCCCGATGGGATGACACCAGAGGAACAACTCCAGGCGATCGGAGAAAAGCTACACCCGATGGTAGCCCAACAGCATCAGCACTTTCAGCAGGTACTTAGACCCCTGTTAGCCGCCCAAAACATCCATATCCTCGATTATATGGACTTAAACCAAGAAGAGCGGCTGTACCTGCGGCAATACTTTGAATCCCAAGTCTTCCCAGTGCTGACCCCCCTAGCCGTAGATCCGGGACACCCATTCCCCTACATCTCCAACCTTAGTCTCAATCTAGCCGTAGTGGTCAAAGACCCGGAAGATGACGAAGAATATTTCGCCAGAGTCAAAGTGACCAAGGTCCTGCCCCGATTTGTCCCCCTCCCAGCCGCAATTAGCCACAAAAACACCAATAACTGCTATCAATGCGTCCCCTTAGAGCAGGTGATTGCCCATAACCTGGAATATTTGTTTCCGGGGATGAACATCCAGGAGTATCACCCATTTCGGATTACTCGCAATGCGGACTTAGAACTAGAAGAGGAGGAAGCGGATGATTTGCTCCTGGCGATCGAGCAGGAATTGCGCAAAAGGCGGTTTGGCGGTTCCGTCGTCCGCCTAGAAATCCAGTCCGATATGCCTTCCTCCGTCAGAGAAATGCTGACGCGGGAACTAAACCTCACCGAACAAGAGGTGTACGAAGTATCGGGACTGCTAAATCTCAAAGACTTAATGTGCTTGATGGACTTACCCCGTCCCGAACTCAAAGACCCGGTGTGGACCCCCGTCGTACCCCCTCGCCTGAAGCGACTGGGAGACCTACCACGAGGGCAAGATAATTCTGACAAAGAAGAGGGAGAGGATTTCTTTGCTATTCTGCGCCAGCGAGATTTACTGGTCCACCATCCCTATCAATCCTTTGCCAAAACCGTGCAGCGGTTTATCACTCAAGCCGCATTAGATCCGGCAGTGCTAGCCATTAAAATGACCCTTTACCGCACTTCCGGCGATTCCCCGATTATCAGTGCTTTAATTGCGGCGGCGGAAAATGGTAAGCAAGTGGCCGTCTTAGTGGAATTGAAAGCCCGGTTTGATGAAGAGAATAACATCCAATGGGCGAGGAAGCTGGAAAAAGCCGGAGTTCACGTGGTGTATGGCTTGGTAGGACTGAAGACTCACACCAAAATCGCGATGGTTGTGCGCCGGGAAGACCAGCGGATGCGGCGTTATGTGCATATTGGCACGGGGAATTATAATCCCAAGACGGCGCGGATTTATACCGATTTGGGACTGCTAAGCTGTCGCGAGGATTTAGGGGCGGATTTGACGGATTTGTTTAATTTTTTGACCGGTTACTCCCGGCAAAAGTCTTATCGGAAGCTGCTGGTAGCCCCAGTGAATATGCGCGATCGGATGACGGCCATGATTGAGCGGGAGACGGAATATGCCAAAAATGGGCAATATGCCCGCATTGTGGCGAAAATGAACTCTCTGGTTGACCCGAAAATCATCGCTAAATTATACAAAGCATCCCAGGCGGGGGTGAAAATTGACCTGATCGTGCGGGGGATCTGCTGTCTGCGCCCCCAAATGCTCGGAGTCAGTGACAATATCCGGGTGGTGAGCATTGTGGGGCGGTATCTGGAACATTCCCGGATTTTTTATTTTCATAATGGCGGCCAAGAAGAGGTGTTTATCGGTTCCGCTGACTGGATGCCTCGCAACTTGAACCGCCGGGTAGAGGCGATCGTACCCGTAGAAGACCCCGAACTGGTCCGCGACCTGCAAGAAATCTTAGGCATTATGCTCGCCGACAATAGTCATGCCTGGGAATTGCAGCCTGATGGTCGCTACATCCAACGCCGTGCCAATGATGGCGGCAGCGAGCAAAGTTCACAAAAAATCTTAATGGAAATGAGCCTCCAATAG
- a CDS encoding phospholipase D-like domain-containing protein encodes MEQIIADSIAAATTRIDVAVQEFRLPKIAAALTERHQAGVQVRVIVENTYSRPWSELTAAEVGEMDARMRSSYDEFILLADINGDGTLSPEEINARDALVMLRNAGVPVIDDTADGSKGSGLMHHKFVIIDGTTTIVTSANFTKSDIHGDFGNPDSLGNANNLLKIESPELAALFVQEFDLMWGSGRRKLDSKFGVKKPPRGPVQLTVGGGTIAVQFSPTGRKVPWQNTTNGLIEQTLAGAVSGVDLALFVFSEQRLADVLLQKHQQGVEVRALIDPGFAYRSYSEGLDMLGVALADKNCRYEEGNLPWPNPIASVGVPQLPRGDKLHHKFAVIDGTKTIAGSQNWTPAANQQNDETLLVIDNPTVAAHYVREFDRLYTNAQLGIPSKIQDKIKQQQCSPS; translated from the coding sequence TTGGAGCAAATTATTGCTGACTCCATTGCCGCCGCTACTACCAGAATAGATGTGGCAGTGCAGGAATTCCGCTTACCCAAAATTGCCGCCGCTTTGACAGAACGCCATCAGGCGGGAGTCCAGGTGAGGGTGATTGTAGAAAATACCTACAGCCGCCCTTGGAGCGAGTTAACGGCGGCGGAGGTGGGGGAAATGGATGCCCGAATGCGCTCCTCGTATGATGAATTTATCCTCCTGGCGGACATTAACGGGGATGGTACTCTCAGCCCAGAGGAAATCAATGCCAGAGATGCCCTAGTGATGTTGCGCAATGCGGGGGTGCCCGTCATCGATGATACTGCTGATGGTTCTAAAGGCAGCGGCTTGATGCACCACAAGTTTGTCATTATTGATGGCACTACAACTATTGTCACTTCGGCCAATTTCACCAAGAGCGATATTCACGGGGACTTTGGCAACCCGGATAGTCTCGGTAATGCCAATAATTTGCTCAAAATTGAGAGTCCAGAATTGGCGGCTCTGTTTGTTCAGGAATTTGATTTAATGTGGGGTTCGGGACGACGGAAACTGGATAGCAAGTTTGGGGTGAAAAAACCGCCTCGAGGTCCGGTGCAATTGACTGTGGGCGGTGGTACGATCGCGGTGCAGTTTTCCCCGACGGGGAGAAAGGTGCCTTGGCAGAATACCACCAATGGGTTAATTGAGCAGACTTTGGCGGGGGCGGTGTCAGGGGTCGATTTAGCGTTATTTGTGTTTTCCGAGCAGCGGTTGGCTGATGTTTTGCTGCAGAAGCATCAACAGGGTGTAGAGGTTCGGGCTCTGATTGACCCAGGTTTTGCTTATCGCAGTTATAGTGAAGGGCTGGATATGTTGGGGGTGGCTCTGGCGGATAAAAACTGTCGCTATGAAGAGGGTAACTTGCCTTGGCCGAATCCGATCGCCTCGGTGGGGGTGCCGCAACTGCCCCGAGGTGATAAACTACACCATAAATTTGCGGTGATTGATGGCACCAAGACGATCGCGGGTTCCCAAAACTGGACCCCTGCCGCCAATCAGCAAAATGACGAAACTCTCTTAGTCATCGATAACCCCACGGTAGCGGCTCACTACGTCCGAGAGTTCGATCGGCTCTACACCAATGCCCAACTAGGCATCCCCAGCAAAATTCAGGACAAAATCAAACAGCAACAATGCTCCCCATCTTGA
- a CDS encoding cysteine desulfurase family protein: protein MQIYLDYSATTPTRSSAISAMQAALTHDWGNPSSIHVWGDRAAYVLETARTQVAALVNASPESIAFTSGGTEADNLAIMGVARCYSRPQHLIISAIEHSAVAKPVELLEQWGWEVTRLPVNRRGWVNPADLEAALRPNTVLVSIIYGQSEVGTVQPIEVLADIARSRGVLFHTDAVQVAGRLPINVQQLPVDLLSLSSHKIYGPMGAGALYIRPGVELVPLLSGGGQEMGWRSGTQAVPAIAGFGVAAEMAAAEMAAETLRLIGLRDRLFDLLAKTPGLQPTGDRRSRLPHHVSFCLSHPLGVTGRAIVRQMNLAGIAISSGSACSSGKINPSPTLLAMGYSPEQATAAIRITLGRHTTTADIDWTAEVLQQVLQRLQPELSLASR, encoded by the coding sequence ATGCAAATCTATCTAGATTACAGCGCCACGACACCAACGCGATCGTCCGCAATTTCGGCGATGCAGGCGGCCCTCACCCATGATTGGGGCAACCCGTCGAGCATCCACGTCTGGGGCGATCGAGCGGCTTATGTTCTGGAAACCGCCAGAACCCAAGTGGCAGCCCTGGTGAACGCCTCCCCGGAGTCTATTGCCTTTACCTCCGGCGGTACGGAGGCGGACAACCTCGCCATTATGGGGGTTGCCCGCTGCTATTCCCGCCCCCAGCATTTGATAATTTCCGCCATAGAACATTCCGCTGTAGCTAAACCGGTGGAATTATTGGAGCAGTGGGGTTGGGAGGTGACACGCTTGCCTGTAAACCGCAGAGGCTGGGTTAACCCCGCCGACTTGGAAGCTGCTTTGCGCCCCAATACGGTTTTGGTCTCGATTATTTATGGTCAAAGCGAAGTGGGGACCGTGCAACCGATCGAGGTATTGGCGGATATCGCTCGCTCTAGAGGTGTGTTGTTCCACACCGATGCAGTGCAGGTGGCGGGGCGGTTGCCGATCAATGTGCAACAGCTACCAGTAGATTTGCTGTCTCTCTCTAGTCATAAGATATACGGACCGATGGGAGCAGGGGCGCTTTACATCCGCCCTGGTGTGGAGTTGGTGCCCCTGCTCAGCGGTGGGGGACAGGAAATGGGCTGGCGTTCTGGTACTCAGGCGGTGCCAGCGATTGCTGGGTTCGGGGTGGCGGCGGAGATGGCAGCGGCGGAGATGGCAGCGGAAACCCTCAGATTAATTGGGTTGCGCGATCGGCTGTTTGACTTGCTCGCCAAAACCCCCGGACTGCAGCCCACGGGGGATAGGCGATCGCGTCTCCCCCACCATGTCAGCTTCTGTCTTTCCCACCCCTTGGGTGTCACCGGCAGGGCGATCGTCCGGCAAATGAACCTCGCCGGTATCGCCATCAGTTCCGGGTCCGCTTGCAGCAGCGGCAAAATCAACCCCAGTCCCACCCTTCTGGCGATGGGATACAGTCCCGAACAAGCCACCGCCGCCATCCGCATCACCCTGGGACGCCATACCACCACTGCCGATATTGACTGGACCGCCGAGGTACTGCAACAGGTCCTCCAGCGCCTCCAGCCAGAGTTATCATTAGCTAGCCGATAA